One part of the Thermococcus sp. JdF3 genome encodes these proteins:
- the udg gene encoding type-4 uracil-DNA glycosylase gives MGKEELMRKLEERIRTCQKCPLGGLRTNAVPGSGSYGARVMFVGEAPGYWEDQKGLPFVGRAGKVLDELLAEIGLARDEVYITNIVKCRPPENRDPTEEEINACSPYLDRQIDIIRPRVIVPLGRHSMRYILEKFGFDPEPISKIHGKTFETHTLFGKIIIMPMYHPAAALYRPPIREELRKDFLRLKELIGSPAL, from the coding sequence ATGGGGAAGGAAGAACTCATGAGGAAGCTTGAAGAGCGCATAAGAACCTGTCAGAAATGCCCGCTTGGGGGCCTTAGAACCAACGCCGTTCCCGGTTCCGGGAGCTATGGTGCCAGGGTCATGTTCGTTGGCGAGGCTCCGGGTTACTGGGAAGATCAGAAGGGCCTCCCCTTCGTCGGAAGGGCAGGAAAGGTTCTCGACGAGCTCCTGGCTGAGATAGGTCTCGCCAGGGATGAGGTTTACATAACCAACATAGTCAAGTGCCGCCCGCCGGAGAACCGTGACCCGACCGAGGAGGAAATCAACGCCTGTTCGCCCTACCTCGACAGACAGATAGACATCATCCGGCCCAGGGTTATAGTTCCGCTCGGCAGGCACTCCATGAGGTACATCCTGGAGAAATTCGGCTTTGACCCTGAACCCATAAGCAAGATACACGGAAAAACCTTCGAAACCCACACTCTCTTCGGGAAGATAATCATAATGCCGATGTATCACCCGGCCGCCGCACTTTACAGGCCGCCCATAAGGGAGGAGCTCAGAAAGGACTTTCTCAGGCTTAAGGAACTCATTGGTTCACCCGCATTATGA
- a CDS encoding DUF3213 domain-containing protein: protein MSGRVYNKTLIRMDFKFGRITPEEARARQYELLRDGRVWRAFINGYAKNGFVVFDGETLSKEEVLEKLRGFEPEVTSIGRLTVGELVESSYSWNNVLSKA from the coding sequence ATGAGCGGGAGGGTTTACAACAAGACCCTTATCAGGATGGACTTCAAGTTCGGCAGGATAACCCCCGAAGAGGCCCGCGCCAGACAGTACGAGCTCCTCAGGGACGGACGGGTATGGAGGGCGTTCATCAACGGCTACGCCAAGAACGGTTTCGTGGTCTTCGACGGGGAAACCCTCTCAAAGGAGGAGGTGCTTGAAAAGCTGAGGGGCTTCGAGCCGGAGGTAACCTCCATCGGGAGGCTTACCGTCGGGGAGCTCGTAGAGTCCAGCTACTCATGGAACAACGTCCTTTCAAAGGCGTGA
- the tes gene encoding tetraether lipid synthase Tes — MAESVGEVPSGEKEFAESTRRIRDIIEFPEINEEEFERMLKSASRAYGGPLPHRTYSICPETRRIVPALVWERDGKVWITKRCPEGMITDVYYEDVEMYYRFQRWKYDFKLMSVNVENTGANCPFDCGMCARHRSHTNLLNIVLTNRCNLSCWYCFFYAKEGQPIYEPTLEQIRMMLRNAKKQHPVGANAVQLTGGEPTLRDDLIEIIKIAKEEGYDHVQLNTDGIKLAFEPELVKKIREAGVNTLYMSYDGMTPQTNWKNHWEVPLIFENVRKAGGPGIVLVPTTIRNVNDHELGAIINFGLNHLDIVRGVNFQPISQVGRVPKKERQRFRITIPGAIKRIEEQTNGAIAMDDWYPIPIAGHIARFFEAFTGSRYYMTSHYCCGAATYVFLDRENKRVVPISRFLDVEGFVEYLETRAEEIEQWKTMGRFQKLKLGAEIFMKFRSFYDDRYAPKGIKVLDLIKNAFMYGNYDALGKFHTNALFLGMMHFMDEYNYDVERVERCVIHYAMPDGRTVPFCTFNVIPELYRDKVQSQFSYTWEEWKAMHPDWDYRRDKYIRTKEFVERMKNSELYRKTYIDIENYFGPNTR; from the coding sequence ATGGCCGAAAGTGTTGGTGAAGTTCCCAGCGGCGAAAAAGAGTTCGCCGAATCAACCCGCAGAATAAGGGATATTATCGAATTCCCCGAGATAAATGAGGAAGAGTTTGAACGCATGCTCAAGAGCGCAAGCAGGGCCTACGGAGGGCCCCTGCCCCACAGGACTTACTCCATCTGTCCCGAAACCAGGAGGATCGTTCCCGCCCTCGTATGGGAAAGGGATGGAAAGGTCTGGATAACCAAACGCTGCCCGGAGGGCATGATAACCGATGTTTATTATGAAGACGTTGAGATGTACTACCGCTTCCAGAGGTGGAAGTACGACTTCAAGCTCATGAGCGTCAACGTTGAGAACACCGGCGCCAACTGCCCCTTCGACTGCGGTATGTGCGCCAGGCACCGCTCCCACACCAACCTGCTCAACATCGTGCTCACCAACCGCTGTAATTTAAGCTGCTGGTATTGCTTCTTTTATGCCAAGGAAGGCCAGCCGATTTACGAGCCGACCCTCGAGCAGATTAGAATGATGCTCCGCAACGCCAAGAAGCAGCACCCGGTCGGAGCCAACGCCGTCCAGCTCACCGGCGGCGAGCCGACCCTCAGGGATGACCTCATCGAGATAATCAAAATCGCCAAGGAGGAGGGCTACGACCACGTCCAGCTCAACACCGATGGAATAAAGCTCGCCTTCGAGCCGGAGCTGGTAAAGAAGATTCGCGAGGCGGGCGTTAATACCCTCTACATGAGCTACGACGGAATGACGCCCCAGACCAACTGGAAGAACCACTGGGAGGTTCCCCTCATCTTCGAGAACGTCAGGAAGGCCGGAGGGCCGGGAATAGTCCTCGTGCCCACCACCATAAGGAACGTGAACGACCACGAACTCGGGGCCATAATCAACTTCGGTCTGAACCACCTCGACATCGTCAGGGGTGTAAACTTCCAGCCGATTTCCCAGGTTGGAAGGGTCCCCAAGAAGGAGCGCCAGAGGTTCAGGATAACCATACCCGGCGCCATTAAGAGGATTGAGGAGCAGACCAACGGGGCAATAGCCATGGACGACTGGTACCCGATTCCAATAGCGGGACACATAGCGCGCTTCTTCGAGGCCTTCACCGGCTCCCGTTACTACATGACCAGCCACTACTGCTGTGGCGCCGCCACCTACGTCTTCCTCGACCGCGAGAACAAGCGCGTCGTCCCGATAAGCAGGTTCCTCGACGTCGAGGGCTTCGTCGAGTACCTCGAGACCAGGGCCGAGGAGATAGAGCAGTGGAAAACCATGGGCAGGTTCCAGAAGCTCAAGCTCGGGGCCGAGATCTTCATGAAGTTCCGCTCCTTCTACGATGACAGGTACGCGCCGAAAGGCATCAAAGTCCTCGACCTCATCAAGAACGCCTTCATGTACGGCAACTACGACGCCCTCGGAAAGTTCCACACCAACGCCCTCTTCCTCGGCATGATGCACTTCATGGACGAGTACAACTACGACGTCGAGCGCGTCGAGCGCTGCGTCATCCACTACGCCATGCCCGACGGCAGAACTGTGCCGTTCTGTACCTTCAACGTGATCCCTGAACTCTACCGCGACAAGGTGCAGTCCCAGTTCAGCTACACCTGGGAAGAGTGGAAGGCAATGCACCCGGACTGGGACTACCGCAGGGACAAATACATCAGGACGAAGGAGTTCGTTGAGAGGATGAAGAACAGCGAGCTCTACAGAAAGACATACATTGACATAGAGAACTACTTCGGCCCGAATACGAGGTGA